The Georgenia faecalis genome includes a window with the following:
- a CDS encoding DUF2231 domain-containing protein, with product MTTDIHARQGDGPGGETVGQGHDSGDTPVLVRAALALEHTEALDPAVEALEPLAESLVAHDGMRRVLHGRVLGHALHPLLTDLPIGAWTSAAILDLTKSSPAAARRLIGVGILSALPTAVTGWAEWTTTQGGAKRVGVVHAGANSAALVLYTGSWLARRRGHHGVGVAISLAAVAAVSAGGYLGAHLALARKVATHHPAFDAEPPAQA from the coding sequence ATGACGACCGATATCCACGCGCGCCAGGGCGACGGGCCGGGCGGCGAGACCGTCGGCCAGGGCCACGACTCCGGGGACACCCCGGTGCTCGTGCGCGCGGCGCTCGCCCTGGAGCACACCGAGGCCCTGGACCCGGCGGTCGAGGCGCTGGAGCCCCTGGCCGAGTCCCTGGTCGCCCACGACGGCATGCGGCGCGTCCTCCACGGCCGCGTCCTCGGCCACGCCCTGCACCCGCTCCTCACCGACCTCCCCATCGGGGCGTGGACCTCGGCCGCGATCCTCGACCTCACGAAGAGCTCGCCGGCTGCGGCGCGACGGCTCATCGGCGTCGGCATCCTCAGCGCCCTGCCCACGGCCGTGACCGGGTGGGCGGAGTGGACGACGACGCAGGGCGGGGCCAAGCGGGTCGGCGTCGTCCACGCCGGCGCGAACTCGGCCGCCCTCGTCCTCTACACCGGGTCGTGGCTCGCCCGCCGTCGTGGTCACCACGGTGTGGGGGTGGCGATCAGCCTCGCCGCGGTGGCCGCCGTCAGCGCCGGCGGGTACCTCGGGGCGCACCTGGCGCTCGCCCGCAAGGTGGCCACGCACCATCCGGCGTTCGACGCCGAGCCGCCCGCGCAGGCCTGA
- a CDS encoding family 20 glycosylhydrolase, whose protein sequence is MKRTQTTGRGLLAGALVGTMAALGLSLPAGADSHEAGTNVALATNGGEVTASGQELAGRWGPALAIDGVTSGTSTDPQASRWSSNTADDAWIQVELDEPTEVHHVTLYWEAACARQYRLQTSTDGETWTDATGVVEPRCGTVDRQTLDVEGPVSFVRMQGIDRTPIGGTEFGISLWELQVWDGPEVVLPEALDIVPRPVSVEVDGDADPFILDSTSQIVAAGDAADSGEMLADIMRPSTGFELPVVDEPGDGGDITLQVGPEHAVPGHTGNPEAYTLEADEDGITVSATDAHGVFNGVQTLRQLFPSFLEYDEVTSGPWAVPAVSILDAPRFDYRGIMLDVARSFQTVDEVKQYIDALVQFKMNHLHLHLADDQGWRIEITNEGRVEGDDIDYTRLTSISGGTAMTEQGYNDEPGRTGFYTQEDYAEIVDYAAERHVVIVPEIDTPGHTQAALHAIPQLNTEGAAPEPDPATGVPPSHGTGEVGHSTLDTRNEVTYTFLEHVWSQIAEMTPGPYLHVGGDESHVTEEEDYIYFMDRMIDVVEDLGKEPFGWNELALADVHEGNVIQFWAANTAGAELAPERVNENGAKMIVSDSARAYLDQRYDGDDPNDPNDSVSPIGLSWACRDNCTVERYYDWDPQALFPDVNAEGFLGVEGPLWSETVRGIDQALWLVLPRAAALLEIGWTEQDQRLYDDFAGRLATLGGRLTLQDHNFYATPEIEWSVDAAGIDQQVEQAGTATEMTLGVATAPGTTAEEISGTVDFGDGSDPVPVTVTATREGDELHVNGEYLLSAEHTFAAPGTYTGMVTTTGPNGTATAPVTFDVAYTPSIVLDDDEVQAGEDVGVTLAGFVPGAPIVLSLDGTVLATVDADDEGGAVLEVTIPATTAAGAYELTARQGTLEVGAMLTVTAAPAPTPTDPSPTDPSPTDTGSPAPTDDPTHRPTPPRGGGLPNTGAEVGAALLAGLVLLAAGGAILLRRRLTR, encoded by the coding sequence ATGAAGCGCACGCAGACGACGGGCCGGGGGCTTCTGGCCGGTGCTCTGGTGGGGACGATGGCCGCACTCGGCCTGTCCCTACCGGCGGGGGCCGACAGCCACGAGGCGGGGACGAACGTCGCACTGGCGACCAACGGCGGCGAGGTGACCGCCTCCGGTCAGGAGCTCGCCGGGCGCTGGGGCCCCGCGCTCGCGATCGACGGGGTGACCAGCGGGACGTCCACGGACCCCCAAGCCTCGCGCTGGTCGTCCAACACCGCCGACGACGCGTGGATCCAGGTCGAGCTCGACGAGCCGACCGAGGTCCACCACGTCACCCTGTACTGGGAGGCGGCGTGCGCGCGCCAGTACCGCCTCCAGACCTCCACCGACGGCGAGACGTGGACCGACGCCACAGGCGTCGTCGAGCCCCGGTGCGGCACCGTCGACCGGCAGACGCTCGACGTCGAGGGCCCGGTGAGCTTCGTGCGCATGCAGGGCATCGACCGCACCCCCATCGGCGGGACCGAGTTCGGCATCTCGCTGTGGGAGCTCCAGGTGTGGGACGGCCCCGAGGTCGTCCTGCCCGAGGCGCTCGACATCGTGCCCCGGCCCGTCTCCGTCGAGGTCGACGGCGACGCCGACCCGTTCATCCTCGACTCCACGTCGCAGATCGTCGCCGCCGGCGACGCGGCGGACAGCGGCGAGATGCTCGCCGACATCATGCGCCCGTCCACCGGCTTCGAGCTGCCGGTCGTCGACGAGCCGGGCGACGGCGGAGACATCACCCTGCAGGTCGGGCCCGAGCACGCCGTCCCCGGGCACACCGGCAACCCGGAGGCGTACACGCTCGAGGCGGACGAGGACGGCATCACCGTCTCGGCCACCGACGCGCACGGCGTCTTCAACGGCGTCCAGACCCTGCGCCAGCTCTTCCCGTCCTTCCTCGAGTACGACGAGGTGACCTCGGGGCCGTGGGCGGTGCCCGCGGTGAGCATCCTCGACGCCCCGCGGTTCGACTACCGCGGCATCATGCTCGACGTCGCCCGCAGCTTCCAGACCGTGGACGAGGTCAAGCAGTACATCGACGCCCTCGTCCAGTTCAAGATGAACCACCTCCACCTCCACCTCGCCGACGACCAGGGGTGGCGCATCGAGATCACGAACGAGGGCCGCGTCGAGGGCGACGACATCGACTACACGCGCCTCACCTCCATCTCCGGCGGGACCGCGATGACGGAGCAGGGGTACAACGACGAGCCCGGGCGCACCGGGTTCTACACGCAGGAGGACTACGCCGAGATCGTCGACTACGCCGCCGAGCGGCACGTCGTCATCGTCCCCGAGATCGACACCCCCGGACACACCCAGGCCGCCCTCCACGCGATCCCGCAGCTCAACACCGAGGGCGCCGCGCCGGAGCCGGACCCCGCGACCGGCGTCCCGCCGTCGCACGGCACGGGCGAGGTGGGCCACTCCACCCTCGACACCCGCAACGAGGTGACGTACACGTTCCTCGAGCACGTCTGGAGCCAGATCGCGGAGATGACCCCCGGCCCGTACCTCCACGTCGGTGGCGACGAGTCCCACGTGACCGAGGAGGAGGACTACATCTACTTCATGGACCGGATGATCGACGTCGTCGAGGACCTCGGCAAGGAGCCGTTCGGCTGGAACGAGCTCGCGCTCGCGGACGTCCACGAGGGCAACGTCATCCAGTTCTGGGCCGCGAACACGGCCGGGGCCGAGCTGGCGCCCGAGCGGGTCAACGAGAACGGCGCCAAGATGATCGTCTCGGACTCCGCGCGGGCGTACCTCGACCAGCGGTACGACGGTGACGACCCCAACGACCCGAACGACTCCGTCTCCCCCATCGGCCTGTCCTGGGCGTGCCGCGACAACTGCACGGTCGAGCGGTACTACGACTGGGACCCGCAGGCGCTCTTCCCCGACGTCAATGCCGAGGGCTTCCTCGGGGTCGAGGGACCGCTGTGGTCGGAGACCGTCCGCGGGATCGACCAGGCGCTGTGGCTCGTCCTGCCCCGAGCCGCGGCGCTCCTCGAGATCGGCTGGACCGAGCAGGACCAGCGGCTCTACGACGACTTCGCCGGCCGGCTCGCGACCCTGGGCGGGCGGCTGACCCTCCAGGACCACAACTTCTACGCCACCCCCGAGATCGAGTGGAGCGTCGACGCGGCGGGCATCGACCAGCAGGTCGAGCAGGCCGGGACCGCCACCGAGATGACGCTCGGCGTCGCGACGGCACCCGGGACCACCGCGGAGGAGATCTCCGGGACGGTCGACTTCGGCGACGGGAGCGACCCGGTGCCGGTGACCGTCACCGCCACCCGCGAGGGTGACGAGCTCCACGTCAACGGCGAGTACCTCCTGTCGGCGGAGCACACGTTCGCGGCGCCGGGGACGTACACCGGAATGGTCACGACCACCGGCCCGAACGGGACCGCCACCGCACCGGTCACCTTCGACGTCGCGTACACGCCGTCGATCGTGCTTGACGACGACGAGGTCCAGGCCGGTGAGGACGTCGGGGTCACGCTCGCCGGGTTCGTGCCCGGCGCGCCGATCGTCCTCTCCCTCGACGGCACCGTGCTCGCCACGGTGGACGCCGACGACGAGGGGGGTGCCGTCCTCGAGGTCACCATCCCGGCGACCACCGCCGCGGGCGCCTACGAGCTGACGGCGCGCCAGGGCACGCTCGAGGTGGGGGCGATGCTGACGGTGACGGCCGCGCCGGCCCCGACGCCGACGGACCCGTCGCCCACGGACCCGTCGCCGACCGACACCGGGTCCCCGGCACCGACGGACGACCCGACGCACCGCCCCACGCCCCCGCGGGGCGGTGGCCTGCCGAACACGGGCGCCGAGGTGGGGGCCGCGCTCCTCGCGGGCCTCGTCCTCCTCGCGGCCGGTGGGGCGATCCTGCTCCGTCGCCGCCTGACCCGCTAG
- a CDS encoding DNA topoisomerase IB, whose product MRLRRVRVDSPGLTRRRAGKGFVYLDADGARVTDPEVLSRCKALVIPPAWREVWISPAPNGHIQAVGMDDAGRKQYLYHPAWRERRDRAKHSHVLEVARALPAARERTAVDLARTGMPRDKALAVAFRLLDRGFFRVGGETYAERNGSFGLATIRKDHVRLRRDGSVVFDYLAKSGQRRQLVLEDPDLRAPVAMLRRRRGGGEELLAYRRRGEWVDITSADINAHVKELLGADASAKDFRTWHGTVLAALALARADDVATSRKRQRAVRAAVVEVSEHLGNTPTVCRASYIDPKVIDLFDRGQAVPRELAERAAGPAPLPDDERAEVEEAVLDLLA is encoded by the coding sequence ATGAGGCTGCGCAGGGTCCGTGTCGACTCCCCCGGGCTAACCCGTCGACGGGCCGGGAAGGGCTTCGTCTACCTCGACGCCGACGGCGCCCGGGTGACCGACCCCGAGGTGCTCTCCCGGTGCAAGGCGCTGGTCATCCCGCCCGCCTGGCGGGAGGTGTGGATCAGCCCAGCGCCGAACGGCCACATCCAGGCGGTCGGGATGGACGACGCCGGACGCAAGCAGTACCTCTACCACCCGGCGTGGCGCGAGCGGCGCGACCGCGCCAAGCACTCGCACGTCCTCGAGGTGGCGCGCGCGCTCCCGGCCGCCCGGGAGCGGACGGCCGTCGACCTCGCCCGCACCGGGATGCCGCGGGACAAGGCGCTGGCCGTCGCCTTCCGGCTCCTCGACCGCGGGTTCTTCCGCGTGGGCGGCGAGACGTACGCGGAGCGGAACGGCAGCTTCGGCCTGGCGACGATCCGCAAGGACCATGTGCGCCTCCGGCGGGACGGCTCCGTCGTCTTCGACTACCTCGCCAAGTCCGGGCAGCGCCGCCAGCTGGTGCTCGAGGACCCGGACCTCCGCGCCCCGGTCGCCATGCTGCGCCGGCGGCGCGGGGGCGGCGAGGAGCTGCTCGCGTACCGGCGCCGCGGCGAGTGGGTCGACATCACGAGCGCGGACATCAACGCCCACGTCAAGGAGCTGCTCGGGGCGGACGCCAGCGCCAAGGACTTCCGCACGTGGCACGGCACGGTGCTGGCGGCCCTGGCCCTGGCCCGTGCTGACGACGTCGCGACCAGCCGCAAGCGCCAGCGCGCGGTGCGGGCCGCCGTCGTCGAGGTGTCCGAGCACCTGGGGAACACCCCGACCGTGTGCCGCGCCTCCTACATCGACCCCAAGGTCATCGACCTCTTCGACCGCGGCCAGGCGGTGCCGCGCGAGCTCGCCGAGCGCGCCGCCGGGCCGGCTCCGCTGCCCGACGACGAACGGGCCGAGGTCGAGGAGGCCGTCCTCGACCTCCTCGCCTGA
- a CDS encoding AraC family transcriptional regulator, translating into MSGLAHVPAAPLRPLVAHAYGYRAGPMPTGVHRGLPSGSLTLVVELARPMHVTGLASDVTAHAVVGGLHVAPAFIDATGEQEGVQYALTPPAAHALLGVPAVELSGLTVDLADIIGPAADVLVERLAAAATWSERFAALDAALLHRLGDSLPRVPPEVAEAWRVLFATGGMVAVPDVARHVGWGRRHLTERFRQSTGLTPKQAGRVARFQAARSLLLLPARPALAEVAVRCGYADQAHLAREWRAMAGCSVTTWVREELPFVQDAGAPGGRDSAP; encoded by the coding sequence GTGTCCGGACTGGCACACGTGCCTGCTGCGCCGCTGCGGCCCCTCGTCGCGCACGCGTACGGCTACCGGGCCGGCCCGATGCCGACGGGAGTGCACCGTGGCCTGCCCTCCGGGTCCCTCACACTCGTCGTCGAGCTCGCCCGACCGATGCACGTCACGGGGCTCGCTTCGGACGTCACCGCCCACGCCGTCGTCGGCGGGCTGCACGTGGCGCCGGCGTTCATCGACGCCACCGGTGAGCAGGAGGGCGTGCAGTACGCGCTGACGCCGCCCGCGGCTCACGCCCTGCTGGGCGTACCGGCCGTGGAGCTGAGCGGGCTCACTGTCGACCTCGCGGACATCATCGGACCGGCCGCCGACGTGCTCGTCGAACGCCTGGCTGCGGCTGCGACGTGGTCGGAGCGGTTCGCCGCCCTTGACGCAGCCCTGCTCCATCGCCTGGGGGACTCCCTCCCCCGCGTCCCGCCCGAGGTCGCCGAGGCGTGGCGGGTGCTCTTCGCCACGGGCGGCATGGTGGCGGTGCCCGACGTCGCCCGGCACGTCGGCTGGGGACGCCGGCACCTGACCGAGCGGTTCCGCCAGTCCACCGGGCTCACCCCGAAGCAGGCCGGCCGGGTGGCCCGGTTCCAGGCGGCCCGTTCGCTCCTCCTGTTGCCCGCTCGGCCGGCGCTCGCCGAGGTCGCGGTGCGCTGCGGGTACGCCGACCAGGCGCACCTGGCCCGCGAGTGGCGGGCGATGGCAGGCTGCAGCGTGACGACGTGGGTGCGCGAGGAGCTCCCATTCGTCCA
- a CDS encoding DUF4383 domain-containing protein, with product MANSTTTTRRQPHQLLALVIGVVYLLVGIAGFFVTGIDGFVEHDHDQTLLVFAINPLHNIVHIVIGLAGVILWSTPERARVYGWLLAIGYGAATIYGFIVLNNDDLNFLNINMADNWLHLVSTIAGLIIALWPRRDTRTTTGRR from the coding sequence ATGGCTAACTCCACGACAACGACGAGGCGGCAGCCGCACCAGCTGCTCGCCCTCGTCATCGGCGTCGTCTACCTGCTGGTGGGCATCGCCGGGTTCTTCGTCACCGGAATCGACGGCTTCGTCGAGCACGACCACGACCAGACGCTGCTCGTCTTCGCCATCAACCCGCTGCACAACATCGTGCACATCGTCATCGGGCTCGCCGGCGTCATCCTGTGGTCGACGCCGGAGCGGGCGCGGGTCTACGGCTGGCTCCTTGCCATCGGCTACGGCGCCGCGACGATCTACGGGTTCATCGTCCTCAACAACGACGACCTCAACTTCCTCAACATCAACATGGCGGACAACTGGCTGCACCTGGTCAGCACCATCGCCGGCCTGATCATCGCGCTGTGGCCGCGGCGCGACACCCGGACCACCACCGGGCGGCGATGA
- a CDS encoding family 20 glycosylhydrolase translates to MRHHPLAGRLLGAIAALALLGPSAAVLAPATAAEQPRDVALEGTAVASSQHPDARFVPAHANDDNPRTRWGSDYPHGAEEPVPPSDHDPSNDWIQIELAEPSPVHKVAFNWEAARPSAFTIQVSDDGAEWTTVRTVTNPAVGRTEYVLDITDPVTHVRMQGAATATQYGYSLWSFEVWDVPEPLPDPADWEYGTDVARQGEATASSVYTGQPTGFSRAWATKAGGPHLAIDGDLATRWGTDYARNNPEEPPASDHDPSNDWFQVELAEPSPVWSVVTDWEDARPALFEIQTSTDGTTWRTVRVVNTPATDRTEYVLGLEEPVSFVRMQGRVPATQYGYSLFGFEVWSGPQAPAAPGGEVLPAPVSQTDGAGEAFVLGEDARIVAPEGARAEAELLAGDLRPATGFDLPVVTGTPEAGDIALVLGAEEAPEGPDLATTEGYTLEVAEQGVRIGAGTTHGLFNGTQTLLQLLPAEITGDVVRPGPWQVEATEIVDYPRFAHRGVMLDPARNFIELDGVLDIIDAMATMKGSRLHMHLSDDQGWRIEIESWPRLAEVGGARSMPGGRSGFYTQEQFSEIVAYADARHIEVIPEIDVPGHSGAAIAAYPELACGSWNTLCTTSSAVADFLDDVIGEIAPLVNSDLFHIGGDESISGQPYIDFIRLAEGIVMDHDLRMVGWTPIPMAGLDESTVHQYWRDQSYEGDPEWFAQGNDVILSPTSKAYLDYPYPRHNSLTTHDWDPSHVVDDYRGITLQEMGLRDEDIIGIEGPAWGENNSGGAVDVEHKVFPRLASLLDLAWSPQELTADSRSFLERLAVQGPRWQFAGTNFWPDPNVAWETTAAGTIHEIDEDDTSVEGTVATVASPTLRVEDLTASIAWGDGTTTAGVLTGTNAAGKVGNSLFQVSGEHTYAEAVDHTGTVTITGPGGQTWTAPFLVEAPEVDPTDPPTDPTDPPTDPTDPPTDPTDPPTDPTDPPTDPTDPPTDPTDPPTDPTDPPTDPTDPPTDPTDPPTDPTDPPTTDEPTDPPTTGEPTDPPTTPGGGAGDTTPPAGDDGRTPPGGRPGAGDDLPRTGAPLGWAAGFALLLAVGGLALAGSRRRAALR, encoded by the coding sequence GTGCGTCATCACCCCCTGGCTGGCCGGCTCCTGGGAGCCATCGCCGCCCTCGCACTCCTTGGTCCGAGCGCCGCCGTCCTGGCGCCGGCGACCGCTGCGGAGCAGCCCCGTGACGTCGCCCTGGAGGGCACGGCCGTGGCGTCCTCGCAGCACCCGGACGCCCGGTTCGTCCCCGCCCACGCCAACGACGACAACCCTCGGACGCGCTGGGGCTCCGACTACCCCCACGGGGCCGAGGAGCCGGTGCCCCCGAGCGATCACGACCCGTCGAACGACTGGATCCAGATCGAGCTGGCGGAGCCGAGCCCGGTCCACAAGGTGGCCTTCAACTGGGAGGCCGCACGCCCGTCGGCGTTCACCATCCAGGTCTCGGACGACGGCGCCGAGTGGACGACGGTGCGCACGGTGACCAACCCGGCGGTGGGTCGGACGGAGTACGTCCTCGACATCACGGACCCGGTCACCCACGTCCGGATGCAGGGCGCGGCCACCGCCACGCAGTACGGCTACTCGCTGTGGTCGTTCGAGGTCTGGGACGTGCCGGAGCCGCTGCCGGACCCGGCGGACTGGGAGTACGGCACGGACGTCGCCCGCCAGGGCGAGGCCACCGCATCCTCGGTCTACACCGGGCAGCCCACCGGGTTCTCACGCGCGTGGGCCACGAAGGCCGGCGGCCCCCACCTCGCCATCGACGGCGATCTCGCCACGCGCTGGGGCACGGACTACGCGCGGAACAACCCCGAGGAGCCACCTGCCAGCGATCACGATCCCAGCAACGACTGGTTCCAGGTGGAGCTGGCCGAGCCCTCCCCGGTGTGGAGCGTCGTCACCGACTGGGAGGACGCCCGCCCGGCGCTGTTCGAGATCCAGACGTCGACGGACGGCACGACGTGGCGAACGGTCCGGGTCGTGAACACGCCGGCCACCGATCGCACCGAGTACGTCCTCGGCCTGGAGGAGCCGGTCTCCTTCGTGCGGATGCAGGGGCGCGTGCCGGCCACCCAGTACGGGTACTCGCTCTTCGGTTTCGAGGTGTGGTCGGGGCCGCAGGCCCCGGCGGCGCCGGGTGGGGAGGTCCTGCCGGCGCCGGTGTCCCAGACCGACGGCGCGGGTGAGGCGTTCGTGCTGGGCGAGGACGCCCGGATCGTCGCCCCGGAGGGGGCGCGGGCCGAGGCGGAGCTGCTGGCCGGCGACCTCCGTCCGGCGACCGGGTTCGACCTGCCGGTGGTCACCGGTACCCCCGAGGCGGGGGACATCGCCCTGGTCCTGGGGGCCGAGGAGGCCCCCGAGGGCCCGGACCTGGCCACCACCGAGGGGTACACCCTCGAGGTCGCCGAGCAGGGCGTGCGGATCGGTGCGGGCACCACGCACGGGCTGTTCAACGGCACCCAGACGCTCCTCCAGCTGCTCCCGGCGGAGATCACCGGGGACGTGGTCCGGCCCGGGCCGTGGCAGGTGGAGGCGACCGAGATCGTCGACTACCCCCGCTTCGCCCACCGCGGCGTCATGCTCGACCCGGCCCGTAACTTCATCGAGCTGGACGGCGTGCTGGACATCATCGACGCGATGGCGACGATGAAGGGCAGCCGGCTGCACATGCACCTGTCCGACGACCAGGGCTGGCGCATCGAGATCGAGTCCTGGCCACGCCTCGCGGAGGTCGGAGGAGCGCGGTCGATGCCTGGCGGGAGGAGCGGTTTCTACACGCAGGAGCAGTTTTCCGAGATCGTCGCCTACGCCGACGCCCGCCACATCGAGGTGATCCCGGAGATCGACGTCCCCGGCCACTCCGGCGCCGCGATCGCGGCCTACCCGGAGCTCGCGTGCGGCTCGTGGAACACCCTGTGTACGACCTCGTCCGCCGTCGCCGACTTTCTCGACGATGTCATCGGGGAGATCGCCCCGCTGGTGAACTCCGACCTGTTCCACATCGGTGGGGACGAGTCCATCTCGGGCCAGCCCTACATCGACTTCATCAGGCTGGCCGAGGGCATCGTCATGGACCACGACCTGCGCATGGTCGGCTGGACCCCCATCCCCATGGCCGGGCTCGACGAGTCGACGGTCCACCAGTACTGGCGTGACCAGAGCTACGAGGGCGACCCGGAGTGGTTCGCGCAGGGCAACGACGTCATCCTCTCGCCCACCTCCAAGGCGTATCTGGACTACCCGTACCCGCGTCACAACTCTCTGACGACGCACGACTGGGACCCCTCCCACGTGGTGGATGACTACCGCGGCATCACGCTCCAGGAGATGGGCCTTCGGGACGAGGACATCATCGGTATCGAGGGCCCGGCCTGGGGGGAGAACAACAGCGGCGGCGCGGTGGACGTGGAGCACAAGGTGTTCCCGCGCCTGGCCTCCCTGCTCGACCTGGCCTGGTCCCCGCAGGAGCTGACCGCCGACTCGCGGTCCTTCCTCGAGCGCCTGGCTGTCCAGGGCCCGCGCTGGCAGTTCGCCGGCACGAACTTCTGGCCCGACCCCAACGTGGCGTGGGAGACCACCGCCGCCGGGACGATCCACGAGATCGACGAGGACGACACCAGCGTGGAGGGCACCGTCGCGACCGTCGCCTCACCGACCCTGCGGGTGGAGGACCTCACCGCGAGCATCGCCTGGGGTGACGGCACCACCACCGCCGGGGTGCTCACCGGCACCAACGCTGCCGGGAAGGTGGGCAACTCCCTGTTCCAGGTCAGCGGCGAGCACACCTACGCCGAGGCCGTCGACCACACCGGCACGGTGACCATCACCGGACCCGGCGGGCAGACCTGGACCGCCCCGTTCCTCGTCGAGGCCCCCGAGGTCGACCCGACGGACCCGCCGACCGACCCGACGGACCCGCCCACGGACCCGACGGACCCGCCCACGGACCCGACGGACCCGCCGACCGACCCGACGGACCCGCCCACGGACCCGACGGACCCGCCCACGGACCCGACGGACCCGCCCACGGACCCGACGGACCCGCCGACCGACCCGACGGACCCGCCGACCGACCCGACGGACCCGCCCACGGACCCGACGGACCCGCCCACGACGGACGAGCCGACCGACCCGCCCACCACCGGCGAGCCGACCGACCCGCCCACCACCCCGGGCGGCGGCGCCGGCGACACCACGCCCCCCGCGGGCGACGACGGCCGCACGCCCCCCGGCGGCCGACCCGGCGCCGGTGACGACCTCCCGCGCACCGGCGCACCGCTCGGCTGGGCAGCCGGGTTTGCCCTCCTGCTCGCCGTCGGCGGCCTTGCCCTCGCCGGGAGCCGCCGCCGCGCCGCGCTGCGGTAG